The Longimicrobium sp. genome contains the following window.
CACCCCAGCCCCCTGATCCACCCCTCGCCCCCCGCCACCGCAACCGCGGCGACGCCCTCCTCCAGCGTGCGCGCGGCGTTCAGGTCCACCCGCCGCCGCGCCATCGCCCACAGCGTCAGGTGCACGTGCGCGTCGGTGAGCCCCGGCGTCACGGTGGCGCCATCCAGCCGCTCGACCGTGAAGCCGGGTTTGGCGGCGCCGCGCACCTCCTCCTCACTCCCGAGCGCGACCACGCGCCCCTCGCGCACCAGCAGCGCCCGCACCGGCGCGTGGGTCCCCAGCACGTGTATGCGATCCGCGACGACGATCAGGTCAGGCTGCATTGGGCGAAGCAAAGGGCAGGGCGTGGTGCGAAGCGGGCGCGGCAAGATGGGGGCGGGGGCGGGATGCGGCAACGGCGGCCCTCACCCGGCAGCTTACAGCTGCCACCCTCTCCCACAAACCGCCGTGGGAGAGGGGACGGGGCCCCGGCCCGTGCGGCCGGCTTCAGGCACGGACCTATACGGTAGGGGCGCGATTTATCGCGCCCGTGCCCGTCACCGCTCCGCCCCCGTGACCCACCCCGGAACCCGTAGGGGCAGACCTGCGTGTCTGCCCGCCCTCTCCCCTGCCTCGATCCCCGCTCCAGGCACCGTAACCTCGTAGGGGCCCCCGCGACGCCGCATGCACCGCGCGCGAATGCATGCCAAACGCCCCTCCCCCAGGTAGTTATTGGGGGAGGGGCCGCGAGTTCACGAGCGGGGGAGGGGGCCCTCTACATCCGCGCCACCACGCCCTCCACCAGCGCCGTCAGCCCCGGCTCCGCCCCGCGCGCGGTGGCGATGATCCGTTCGATGTTCGCCACCTCCAGCGCGTCCGGCAGGCAGGCGTCGGTAATGATCGACACGCCCATCACCCGCATCCCCCCGTGGATCGCCACGATGACCTCGGGGACCGTGGACATCCCCACCACGTCGGCGCCCATCGCGCGCAGCATGCGATACTCGGCGCGCGTCTCCAGGTTGGGCCCGGGGACGGCCACGTACACCCCGCTCCGCAGCGGGATGCGCCGCTCCATCGCCACCTCGCGCGCCAGCGCCTGCAGCCCGCGGTCGTACACCTGCGACATGTCCGGGAACCGCGGGCCCAGCGAGTCGTCGTTGGGGCCGATCAGCGGATTGTCGCCCAGCAGGTTGATGTGGTCGGTGATGAGGACGAGATCGCCGGGGCTCCAGAAAGGGTTCATTCCCCCGCACGCGTTGGAGACGATCAGCGTCCCCGCGCCCAGCGCCCGCATCACGCGTACGGGAAAGGTCACCTGCTGGAGGGTGTAGCCCTCATAGCGGTGGAAGCGCCCCTGCATCGCCACCACGGGCCGGCCGCCCAGCGTCCCCAGCAGGAGGCGCCCCGTGTGCGACTCGACGGTGGAGAGCGGGAAGTGCGGGATCTCCGCGTAGGGGATCTCCGTCTCCACCTCGACGCGGTCCGCCAGCCCGCCGAGCCCCGTCCCCAGGATGATGGCCGCGTCCGGCTTCAGCGTGCTGCGCGCCTGGATGGCCGTCACCGCATCCGCGATTCGTTCCCTCAGCTCCGCCACTCAGCTCTCCCCATCGCCGCCCTCGCCCTCGGCGGCCTCGTTGCCCCCGCCCTGCCCCTCCGCCTCCAGGCGGGTAAGGGTGGCGGTGAGGCCCTCCTCCTGCTCGATCTCGCCGAGCTGCCGCTCCACCATCGCGCGGAAGATGCGCAGGAAGCGCACGCGCTGCCCCTGGATCCGCCGCAGCGCCTCCAGCGCGAGCGAGACCTGGCGCTTGGCGTCGGACACGATGCGCTCCCCCTGCGAGCGCGCCTCGCGCAGCAGGAGGTCGGCCTCGCGGCGCGCCTGGTCGCGCATGTCCTCGCGCAGCTGCTGGGCGGAAAC
Protein-coding sequences here:
- a CDS encoding purine-nucleoside phosphorylase — its product is MAELRERIADAVTAIQARSTLKPDAAIILGTGLGGLADRVEVETEIPYAEIPHFPLSTVESHTGRLLLGTLGGRPVVAMQGRFHRYEGYTLQQVTFPVRVMRALGAGTLIVSNACGGMNPFWSPGDLVLITDHINLLGDNPLIGPNDDSLGPRFPDMSQVYDRGLQALAREVAMERRIPLRSGVYVAVPGPNLETRAEYRMLRAMGADVVGMSTVPEVIVAIHGGMRVMGVSIITDACLPDALEVANIERIIATARGAEPGLTALVEGVVARM
- a CDS encoding DivIVA domain-containing protein, which produces MIDLTPLDVRKKKGDFRRVMRGYDTESVDNFLEVVASRMEELVRQNSALAGKVDAMSGSMAEYRDRERAMNEALVSAQQLREDMRDQARREADLLLREARSQGERIVSDAKRQVSLALEALRRIQGQRVRFLRIFRAMVERQLGEIEQEEGLTATLTRLEAEGQGGGNEAAEGEGGDGES